The Dethiosulfovibrio peptidovorans DSM 11002 genome has a window encoding:
- the rsfS gene encoding ribosome silencing factor, whose translation MEYSKQADSVAKAVSDKRGNDVTIMDVREGSTIAEEFVVVTANSDVHMKTLCEAASDALEDLGVSHTVEGQTSSMWRLIDAGYLLVHVFSSRGREFYDLERIWGDHPHIKLENKD comes from the coding sequence GTGGAATACAGCAAACAAGCCGATTCGGTAGCCAAAGCAGTTTCCGACAAAAGAGGAAACGACGTCACGATAATGGACGTCAGAGAGGGGTCTACCATTGCGGAGGAATTCGTGGTCGTCACCGCCAACTCGGACGTTCATATGAAGACACTCTGCGAAGCCGCTTCGGATGCTTTAGAAGACTTGGGGGTGTCTCATACGGTCGAGGGCCAGACCAGCTCCATGTGGCGTTTGATAGATGCGGGATACCTACTGGTTCATGTCTTCAGCTCAAGAGGTAGGGAGTTTTACGATCTGGAGAGGATATGGGGAGATCATCCTCACATCAAGCTTGAAAATAAAGACTGA
- a CDS encoding LCP family protein: MVRKTRILFLIFVALFATVAGGAWRLKGLVSPEAQDIKQKIQFDEKTGSINILALGVDDVEGVHRSDTIAFITLDIDNKRIKVMSLPRDTRTTIRDHGTQKINHSYAYGGVDLLKETVVNLIGMPIHYTLAVNYESFPKIVDSLGGIDVDVQKNLRYRDNAGGLYINIKKGWRHLDGKTALEYVRFRHDALGDIGRIQRQQRFLKALLKKLYDPSTMSHLPEITEEILSVVETDIPPSQALQLISYLRDISPDRISFFTMPGKAAMINGASYWSPDLLQTSTLLTSSQDLSGAMDLSGQGEAKEEGVIEDLVSEINRPIAVLNGDGTSGLGKNISSRLEKHGIEVAYVGNAKHFDFHYSTITHKPGEDSKDVALALAKLSGIPENLVKEDRGASYSATLILGHDKDRIIANLDR, from the coding sequence ATGGTACGAAAGACGAGGATCCTTTTCCTTATATTCGTCGCTCTCTTCGCCACTGTCGCCGGAGGAGCCTGGCGATTGAAGGGATTGGTCTCTCCGGAAGCACAGGATATAAAGCAAAAAATTCAATTCGACGAGAAAACCGGAAGCATAAACATACTGGCCTTGGGGGTCGACGACGTAGAAGGGGTGCATCGATCGGACACTATAGCCTTCATCACTCTGGACATAGACAACAAGAGGATAAAGGTGATGTCTCTCCCGAGGGATACCAGGACGACCATAAGGGATCATGGGACTCAGAAGATAAATCATTCCTACGCTTACGGTGGGGTAGACCTTCTCAAGGAAACTGTCGTCAACCTGATAGGTATGCCGATACATTATACCTTGGCGGTAAACTATGAAAGCTTCCCTAAGATAGTGGACTCTCTCGGCGGTATCGACGTCGATGTTCAGAAAAATCTTCGCTACAGGGACAACGCCGGTGGGCTATACATAAACATCAAGAAGGGATGGCGCCATCTGGACGGCAAGACTGCCCTCGAATACGTTCGATTTCGTCACGATGCTCTCGGCGATATAGGACGAATTCAGAGACAACAGAGATTCCTGAAGGCCCTGCTTAAAAAGCTCTACGATCCCTCTACCATGTCCCATTTGCCGGAGATAACAGAGGAAATTCTCTCCGTAGTGGAGACAGACATACCTCCGAGTCAGGCCTTACAGTTGATAAGCTATTTAAGGGACATCTCTCCTGATAGGATTTCTTTTTTCACCATGCCTGGAAAGGCGGCTATGATAAACGGAGCCAGCTATTGGTCACCGGATCTTCTCCAGACATCTACTTTGTTGACGTCCAGTCAGGATCTGTCGGGTGCCATGGACCTCAGCGGTCAAGGTGAAGCGAAAGAAGAAGGGGTAATAGAGGATCTCGTATCCGAGATAAACCGTCCTATCGCAGTCTTGAACGGAGACGGCACCTCAGGTCTGGGAAAAAATATATCCTCCAGACTGGAAAAACATGGCATAGAGGTCGCTTACGTAGGCAATGCCAAACATTTTGACTTCCACTACAGCACTATAACCCACAAACCCGGAGAGGACTCCAAAGATGTCGCCCTCGCCTTGGCCAAGCTTTCCGGTATCCCAGAAAATCTGGTCAAAGAAGACCGGGGGGCCTCCTATAGTGCAACTTTGATATTGGGACACGACAAAGACAGGATAATCGCTAATTTAGACAGATAG
- the nadD gene encoding nicotinate-nucleotide adenylyltransferase — protein MSSVRKIGVMGGTFDPIHHGHLVAAEEAYNALGLERVIFIPTGDSFHKKDRRVTSPEDRYMMTCLATLENDHFRVSRIEIDRHEPSYTVETMREMSHWYPEGTASFYFITGVDAVMTMENWHEHEYLSGLCTIVAVSRPGYDRDESQGEISFPGFLRDSVVPLSIPSLSISSTDIRKRVAKGENIRYLVPPLVEKFIDKKGLYRKEGSGHRA, from the coding sequence ATGTCCTCTGTCCGTAAGATCGGCGTGATGGGAGGAACCTTCGATCCTATACATCATGGACATCTGGTAGCGGCGGAAGAAGCCTATAACGCCTTGGGCCTGGAGAGGGTTATATTTATTCCCACTGGAGATTCTTTTCATAAAAAGGACAGACGAGTCACGTCTCCGGAAGACAGATATATGATGACCTGTCTGGCTACCTTGGAAAACGATCATTTTAGGGTCTCTCGGATCGAGATAGACAGACATGAACCTAGCTATACAGTGGAGACCATGAGAGAGATGAGCCATTGGTACCCCGAGGGGACCGCCTCTTTCTACTTTATCACTGGGGTGGATGCGGTCATGACGATGGAGAACTGGCATGAGCACGAATATCTTTCCGGATTATGTACCATCGTGGCGGTAAGTCGTCCCGGTTACGATCGTGATGAAAGCCAGGGAGAAATCTCCTTTCCCGGCTTTCTGAGGGACTCGGTCGTTCCTCTCTCCATTCCATCTCTGTCCATATCGAGCACCGACATAAGAAAACGGGTAGCAAAAGGGGAGAACATAAGGTACTTAGTGCCTCCTCTGGTGGAGAAGTTCATAGATAAGAAAGGGCTTTACAGGAAGGAAGGATCGGGACATAGAGCATAA
- the obgE gene encoding GTPase ObgE, whose product MKFVDIVTIQVAAGRGGNGCMSFRREKFVPKGGPDGGNGGRGGHIFLEATTDLHTLADFEYSRHISSDNGAHGQGAKKFGANASDVVIKVPCGTIVFDKETGEPLADLVEPGDRCLVARGGRGGKGNAHFANSRRRAPRFSEKGEDGEKRKITMELKLIADVALVGVPNAGKSSLLAAISNATPKIADYPFTTLSPNLGVMRIDQDKIVVADIPGLIEGAHQNRGLGHYFLRHIERTRVIVHVLDLSSGSLESVVNQWKTVLDEFQAYNADLLERPYIVVGNKIDIDSARNLIDQTYEFFSQRDIRFIATSALSGEGVQEFMDHIVSLSREHPRPTGTTRLFATVEEDLPEKRTRDKVQILRLHESGCFRVIHPRIEAASARYDFGQEEAAVRFMRILRQYKVEELLEASGAQEGDTIYIGDVAFEFQPERAY is encoded by the coding sequence ATGAAATTTGTGGATATAGTAACCATACAGGTGGCTGCCGGTAGAGGCGGAAACGGATGTATGAGCTTTCGCAGGGAGAAGTTCGTCCCTAAAGGAGGTCCCGATGGCGGAAACGGCGGAAGGGGCGGTCATATTTTTCTCGAGGCCACTACGGATCTGCATACCCTGGCGGATTTCGAGTACTCTAGACATATCTCTTCCGACAACGGGGCTCACGGGCAGGGAGCCAAAAAATTCGGTGCCAACGCATCGGACGTGGTGATAAAGGTGCCATGTGGCACCATCGTCTTCGACAAGGAGACAGGCGAGCCGCTGGCGGATCTGGTGGAGCCCGGCGACCGCTGTCTGGTGGCCAGAGGCGGGAGAGGAGGGAAGGGCAACGCTCATTTCGCCAACTCCAGGAGACGGGCCCCCCGTTTTTCCGAAAAAGGCGAGGACGGGGAAAAACGAAAGATAACCATGGAGCTCAAACTGATAGCCGATGTAGCTCTTGTAGGGGTTCCTAACGCGGGAAAATCGTCCCTTTTGGCGGCGATATCCAACGCGACCCCTAAAATAGCCGATTATCCCTTTACCACTTTATCCCCTAATCTCGGAGTCATGAGGATAGACCAGGATAAAATCGTCGTAGCCGACATACCGGGACTGATCGAAGGGGCTCATCAGAATAGAGGACTAGGCCATTACTTTCTTCGTCATATAGAGAGGACGAGGGTAATCGTCCACGTCCTGGATCTCAGCTCCGGCTCCCTCGAGAGCGTCGTTAATCAATGGAAGACCGTTCTGGATGAGTTCCAGGCTTACAACGCTGATCTGTTGGAGCGACCCTATATAGTCGTGGGGAACAAGATCGACATAGACTCGGCCAGGAATTTGATCGATCAGACCTATGAATTCTTCTCCCAAAGGGATATCCGCTTCATAGCTACAAGCGCTTTGAGTGGAGAAGGGGTCCAGGAATTCATGGATCATATAGTCTCGCTGTCCAGAGAACATCCAAGACCTACGGGAACCACGAGGTTGTTCGCGACGGTGGAGGAGGATCTTCCAGAAAAAAGGACCAGGGATAAGGTCCAGATCCTCAGGCTTCACGAGTCCGGCTGCTTCAGGGTGATTCATCCCAGGATAGAGGCCGCTTCCGCGAGATACGATTTCGGTCAAGAAGAGGCTGCTGTGAGGTTTATGAGGATACTTAGACAATATAAGGTGGAGGAACTTCTGGAGGCAAGTGGAGCTCAGGAGGGAGACACCATATATATAGGCGACGTCGCGTTCGAGTTCCAGCCGGAACGGGCTTACTGA
- the rpmA gene encoding 50S ribosomal protein L27: MLRNLLSLQFFAHKKGQGSSSNGRDSRGQRLGLKLSDGQIAKAGNIIVRQRGTSFHPGVNVGLGKDYTLFALKDGIVRFKNKGTRKYVTIEELTPAV; encoded by the coding sequence ATGCTTCGTAATCTATTAAGTCTTCAGTTTTTCGCCCATAAAAAGGGACAGGGGAGTAGCTCGAACGGAAGAGACTCTCGCGGACAGAGGCTTGGGCTCAAGCTCAGCGACGGTCAGATAGCCAAGGCCGGCAATATCATAGTTCGTCAGAGAGGTACGTCCTTTCACCCCGGCGTCAACGTTGGACTCGGCAAGGATTACACCCTGTTTGCTTTGAAGGACGGTATCGTCCGTTTCAAGAACAAGGGTACTAGAAAATACGTCACCATAGAAGAACTCACCCCGGCCGTTTAA
- a CDS encoding ribosomal-processing cysteine protease Prp, protein MTKVVISRRNGLIYALSVEGHSGYAPSGEDIVCAAVTTLVQALHIGLSDVLGNPVDSCVDQENTKIALEWHGISPEVQAIAATICESFRALAETYPENVQLVEVQEDAS, encoded by the coding sequence ATGACCAAGGTGGTGATCTCCCGGCGGAATGGTTTAATATACGCTCTGTCGGTGGAGGGACATTCAGGATATGCCCCTTCGGGGGAGGATATCGTCTGTGCCGCGGTCACCACGCTTGTCCAGGCTCTCCATATAGGTCTTTCCGACGTCCTCGGTAATCCCGTGGATAGTTGCGTAGACCAGGAAAACACAAAGATAGCCCTTGAATGGCACGGCATATCGCCGGAGGTCCAGGCGATAGCTGCAACGATCTGCGAGAGTTTCAGAGCTCTTGCGGAAACCTATCCGGAAAATGTACAATTGGTGGAGGTGCAGGAAGATGCTTCGTAA
- the rplU gene encoding 50S ribosomal protein L21 — translation MYAIIETGGKQYRVQPGDELKIEKLAIEENDQVSFDKVLLVGSDDDVKVGTPHVEGASVKGTVLTNGKNKKLIVFKYKNKTKYRRFRGHRQPFSLVRIDSIDG, via the coding sequence ATGTACGCTATAATCGAAACAGGTGGAAAACAATATCGAGTTCAGCCAGGAGACGAACTCAAGATCGAGAAGTTGGCGATCGAGGAGAACGATCAGGTCTCCTTCGACAAGGTTCTTCTTGTAGGCTCGGATGACGACGTTAAGGTCGGGACCCCTCATGTCGAGGGAGCCTCGGTAAAAGGGACCGTCCTCACCAACGGCAAGAACAAGAAACTGATCGTCTTCAAGTACAAGAACAAGACCAAATATAGGAGATTCAGAGGGCACAGACAGCCCTTCAGCTTGGTCAGAATAGACTCTATCGACGGCTGA
- a CDS encoding DNA repair protein RecN — protein MIEELHIRHIGGIRESHLQFSSGLTAITGESGAGKSSVVRALELASGKRASSSMIRSGSDSAEVEAVYLFDEEDPDFLYGSEDGRLFVRREIVKNGRGKVLLQNRQAPVGVLSEVSQRLITIQSQFAQLELLDQDKQLFILDLCGGEELKKLRENLREQVKATISIEKELQSLRQRQRSVTDRFKSAEEVVHRWRKMDISEESEALWEEEYRRLSEELGRLNDLRKIVIRMKNDEPGSVKEELDDLIHRLSQLLPRDRCDELSPHMEAIVEGYGALLNELENDSDEDRRSAVEESVEELESKIGHLRKLKRTAGVTSLKELILYCREADQELDWLSKSNDLRQALEKDVEEHRKTASRMALALRKVRKEAALWLEARVNRCLTEMAMEDARFSVGLIEETKLRPNGADSVEFRLAWGRNEPGPVSKMASGGELSRILLAIRLSLPEENRPPTVVFDEVEAGLGGRAAVLAGLKLKDLSRRCQVIMVTHEASIAALADVHLVVKRDGMDSNISELGDEERVSEIARMLSGDLDMDEARSHASMLLRRGESPTTVK, from the coding sequence TTGATAGAGGAGCTTCATATACGTCATATAGGAGGTATAAGGGAGAGTCACCTTCAATTTTCCTCCGGTCTGACAGCCATAACAGGCGAAAGCGGAGCTGGCAAAAGCAGCGTGGTCAGAGCCCTGGAACTTGCGTCCGGAAAGAGGGCCTCTTCCTCCATGATAAGGTCCGGCAGCGACTCGGCAGAGGTGGAGGCCGTTTATCTTTTCGACGAGGAAGATCCCGATTTTCTCTACGGTTCGGAGGACGGGCGTCTGTTCGTAAGAAGGGAGATCGTAAAAAACGGACGAGGAAAGGTGCTCCTTCAAAACAGACAGGCTCCTGTAGGAGTCCTGTCGGAGGTATCCCAAAGGCTGATAACTATACAGAGTCAGTTCGCTCAGTTAGAGCTGCTGGATCAGGATAAACAGCTGTTTATCCTGGATCTCTGCGGTGGGGAGGAACTGAAAAAACTTCGGGAAAATCTGAGGGAGCAGGTCAAGGCGACCATATCCATAGAGAAGGAGCTTCAGAGCCTCCGACAACGACAGAGGTCCGTCACGGATCGATTTAAAAGCGCCGAGGAAGTAGTCCACCGCTGGAGAAAGATGGATATCTCCGAGGAAAGCGAGGCCCTCTGGGAAGAGGAGTACAGAAGGCTGTCGGAGGAACTTGGCCGTCTGAACGACCTTCGTAAAATCGTCATAAGGATGAAAAACGACGAACCGGGAAGCGTCAAGGAAGAGTTGGACGATTTGATCCATCGTCTATCTCAGCTTCTCCCCAGGGATAGATGCGATGAGCTATCCCCGCATATGGAAGCTATAGTTGAGGGATACGGGGCTCTTCTAAACGAACTCGAAAATGATTCCGACGAGGATCGTCGATCCGCCGTAGAGGAAAGTGTCGAAGAGCTTGAGTCAAAGATAGGCCACCTCAGGAAACTTAAAAGAACGGCCGGTGTGACATCTCTGAAAGAGCTTATCCTTTACTGTAGAGAGGCGGACCAGGAGCTGGATTGGCTGTCCAAGAGCAACGATCTTAGACAGGCTCTGGAGAAGGACGTGGAGGAGCACAGGAAAACCGCTTCCAGGATGGCCTTGGCACTTAGAAAGGTGAGAAAAGAGGCGGCTTTATGGCTTGAGGCCAGGGTAAACCGATGCCTGACCGAGATGGCTATGGAGGACGCTCGCTTTTCGGTAGGTCTGATAGAGGAGACAAAGCTCAGACCCAACGGGGCGGACTCGGTCGAGTTCCGACTTGCATGGGGACGGAACGAGCCAGGACCGGTCTCTAAGATGGCATCCGGAGGGGAATTGAGCCGCATCCTTTTGGCCATAAGGCTTTCTCTTCCGGAAGAGAATCGGCCTCCTACCGTCGTTTTCGACGAGGTGGAGGCCGGTTTGGGAGGGAGAGCCGCGGTGTTGGCCGGTCTTAAGTTGAAGGACCTTTCCCGCAGGTGCCAGGTGATCATGGTTACCCATGAGGCATCTATCGCGGCCCTGGCGGACGTACATCTGGTCGTCAAAAGGGACGGGATGGACAGCAATATATCCGAACTAGGGGACGAAGAGAGGGTATCCGAGATAGCTAGGATGCTCTCCGGCGATCTGGATATGGATGAGGCCAGATCCCATGCCTCCATGCTCTTGAGACGAGGGGAGTCGCCCACTACCGTAAAGTAG
- a CDS encoding NAD(+)/NADH kinase has product MTLNKVLGLIVNTQKPKAIETALKLLRWAPENGITFRLPPMEASVLGMPVNDRGWKDGISVAIVIGGDGTFLRAARYVLDDHIALYGVNLGRLGFLAAGDRENVEDDVLKIVAGDYQIQRRQLMLGELYRSNHREHVLYALNDLVLTKGALARVMEVDIKVCGKPTSVLRADGIIASTPTGSTAYALSAGGPIVPPHVPCMIMAPICAHTLYARPMVLGPEDVLTLSTKGESRDITLTQDGQLGYEILPGDRIDISLAKNKAVDTLWLPGRDYYDLLSKKLMWGQTFYVSDDEE; this is encoded by the coding sequence ATGACTCTGAATAAGGTCTTGGGACTTATCGTCAACACCCAGAAGCCGAAGGCTATAGAGACGGCTCTTAAGCTTTTGCGTTGGGCACCGGAAAACGGGATAACGTTCAGACTTCCGCCTATGGAGGCCTCCGTTTTGGGGATGCCGGTGAACGATAGAGGCTGGAAGGACGGCATATCCGTGGCGATCGTCATAGGCGGAGACGGCACATTTCTCAGGGCCGCTCGTTATGTCTTGGACGATCATATAGCCCTTTATGGAGTAAACCTGGGACGTCTCGGTTTTCTAGCCGCCGGCGACAGGGAAAACGTGGAAGACGATGTCCTCAAAATAGTCGCGGGAGACTATCAGATCCAAAGAAGACAGCTCATGCTAGGCGAACTTTACCGATCGAATCACAGGGAACACGTCCTATACGCTCTCAACGATCTGGTTCTGACCAAGGGAGCTCTCGCAAGGGTCATGGAGGTCGATATCAAGGTCTGTGGCAAACCGACCAGCGTACTCAGGGCGGACGGCATAATAGCCTCGACTCCGACCGGGTCGACGGCATACGCTCTATCGGCGGGAGGACCGATAGTACCTCCTCACGTACCCTGCATGATCATGGCCCCCATCTGTGCCCATACTCTCTATGCCAGGCCCATGGTTCTCGGACCAGAGGATGTCCTTACCCTCTCTACCAAGGGGGAGAGCCGAGATATAACCCTCACCCAAGACGGCCAACTCGGATACGAGATACTTCCGGGAGATAGGATCGATATAAGTCTGGCAAAAAACAAAGCGGTGGACACCCTTTGGCTGCCGGGAAGGGACTACTACGATCTTTTAAGTAAAAAACTCATGTGGGGACAGACCTTCTACGTCTCCGACGACGAGGAGTGA
- a CDS encoding TlyA family RNA methyltransferase yields MKKRKERLDKRMVELGLSETRSRAQAVIMSGEVLLNGEVADKAGTPVASDDLVELKAKGRTEWASRGAYKLLGGLDSFPVSPEGKVCLDVGASTGGFTDVLLSRGAEKVYAVDVGYGQLHWRLRTDPRVVIMERTNARYIVPENFSPLPSLAVMDASFISIRLLLPALERILLDGGEILTLVKPQFEAGRDRIGKGGVVKSSKLHLDILRELNDFISSYTNLGLRGCIPSPIKGPKGNVEFLFYLVKGDSPLSIDLAAEVEKAHEGEMNG; encoded by the coding sequence GTGAAAAAACGGAAAGAAAGACTGGATAAAAGGATGGTCGAGCTAGGTCTCTCCGAGACGAGAAGTAGAGCCCAGGCCGTTATCATGAGCGGCGAGGTCCTGTTGAACGGCGAGGTAGCGGATAAAGCCGGTACTCCTGTCGCCTCGGATGACCTGGTCGAACTTAAAGCCAAAGGGCGTACAGAATGGGCTAGTCGTGGAGCTTATAAACTTCTTGGAGGATTGGATTCCTTTCCCGTGTCGCCTGAGGGAAAGGTTTGTCTGGATGTGGGGGCCTCCACCGGAGGCTTTACCGATGTCCTGCTGTCCAGAGGGGCGGAAAAGGTCTATGCTGTGGACGTGGGGTACGGGCAGCTTCATTGGAGATTGAGGACCGATCCCAGGGTCGTCATAATGGAGAGGACGAACGCCAGGTACATCGTCCCGGAGAATTTTTCGCCTTTGCCGTCACTGGCTGTTATGGACGCCTCTTTCATCTCGATAAGGCTCCTGCTGCCTGCGCTTGAAAGGATCCTTCTCGACGGCGGAGAAATATTGACCTTGGTCAAGCCTCAATTCGAGGCGGGGCGAGATAGGATCGGAAAGGGGGGAGTGGTGAAATCGTCCAAGCTACATTTGGATATCCTGAGAGAGCTGAACGATTTCATCTCTTCCTATACGAACCTGGGGCTTCGTGGCTGTATCCCATCTCCCATAAAAGGCCCCAAGGGGAACGTAGAATTTCTTTTTTATCTCGTTAAGGGAGACTCGCCGCTCTCCATCGACCTGGCAGCCGAGGTTGAGAAAGCCCACGAGGGGGAAATGAATGGATGA
- the dxs gene encoding 1-deoxy-D-xylulose-5-phosphate synthase: MSILENMEGPDELERLNYADVDILCQDVRDMITDVVFENGGHLASSLGAVELTVSILRNFDPYSDRIVFDVGHQTYSYKILTDRRDRFHSVRSLGGISGFPKRSESPCDHFDVGHSSTSLSAALGYAKARDLLKKNHEVVAIIGDGSIINGMAFEALNHLKEADTKVIFVLNDNDMAISPRIGGAANHFAHLSANPYYRKLKKAIKECCKGIPKGETIEHILGKAKDQIKSLVKPENIFDSLDIDYWGPFDGHSVEEMDLIFSLARKFDKSVLIHLITQKGRGLEMAEREPSVYHGVSSAVSRLKKASKSWSQAVADEIGDLAERDPSVVALTPAMKEGSKLNGFAESFPDRFFDVGIAEEHMVTMAAGMAAGGLKPVAFIYSTFLQRAMDQMTLDVCLQNLPVLFAIDRAGMVGEDGETHQGLFDIGWCRMIPNLVVQAPRDLVDLKAMIAEAMNRDGPTAIRYPRGAVVTSLCREGSKSVQGLKAEILYPSLGEVTYMGIGKTVNFLAQARDEAIRRLCPSPGLVDLRTIAPLDYETLDPILLRGGTVVTAEDGYLDGGIGEAIAARSAELNADVSIHRMGVKKAFLPHGTVEDQWDICDMTLEKAVSFCGEKTERKTG, translated from the coding sequence ATGTCTATACTCGAAAACATGGAAGGACCGGATGAACTAGAAAGGTTAAACTATGCAGATGTAGACATCCTCTGTCAGGACGTCAGGGATATGATAACCGACGTGGTCTTCGAAAACGGTGGACATCTCGCCTCGTCTCTCGGAGCGGTAGAGCTAACGGTATCGATATTGAGAAACTTCGATCCTTACAGCGACCGAATAGTATTTGACGTGGGACATCAGACCTATTCCTATAAGATACTGACCGACAGAAGAGATCGTTTCCACTCGGTTCGAAGTTTGGGGGGGATCAGCGGTTTTCCCAAGAGATCCGAGAGTCCCTGCGATCATTTCGACGTAGGACATAGCAGCACGTCTCTGTCCGCTGCGTTAGGCTATGCAAAGGCCAGAGATCTCCTGAAAAAAAATCACGAAGTCGTGGCGATAATAGGGGACGGCTCCATAATAAACGGGATGGCTTTCGAGGCTTTGAATCACCTCAAGGAAGCGGACACCAAGGTTATATTCGTCCTGAACGACAACGACATGGCTATAAGCCCGAGAATCGGTGGAGCTGCGAATCATTTCGCTCACCTCAGCGCCAACCCATATTACCGTAAGCTCAAGAAGGCCATCAAGGAATGTTGCAAAGGCATCCCTAAAGGGGAGACCATTGAGCACATATTGGGGAAGGCTAAGGATCAGATAAAGAGTCTGGTGAAGCCGGAAAATATCTTCGACTCCCTTGATATAGATTACTGGGGCCCCTTCGACGGGCACTCGGTGGAGGAGATGGACTTGATATTCTCCCTCGCAAGGAAGTTCGATAAATCTGTCCTGATCCATCTTATAACCCAAAAGGGAAGAGGACTCGAGATGGCGGAGAGAGAACCGAGCGTTTATCACGGAGTTTCCTCCGCCGTTTCCCGGTTGAAGAAGGCCTCAAAAAGCTGGAGCCAGGCCGTAGCGGACGAAATCGGAGATCTGGCGGAAAGGGATCCCAGTGTCGTTGCCCTAACTCCTGCGATGAAAGAAGGATCTAAGCTCAACGGTTTTGCGGAAAGCTTTCCCGATCGTTTTTTCGACGTGGGGATAGCCGAAGAACACATGGTTACCATGGCCGCCGGGATGGCGGCAGGGGGGCTTAAACCGGTCGCTTTCATATATTCCACCTTTCTTCAAAGGGCGATGGATCAGATGACCCTGGACGTTTGCCTCCAAAATCTACCGGTCTTATTCGCCATAGACCGAGCTGGCATGGTCGGAGAGGACGGAGAGACCCATCAGGGACTCTTCGATATCGGATGGTGTCGAATGATACCGAATCTGGTCGTTCAGGCACCCAGAGATTTGGTGGACCTTAAAGCCATGATCGCCGAGGCGATGAATAGAGATGGACCTACCGCTATAAGGTACCCCAGAGGAGCGGTGGTGACCTCCCTTTGTCGAGAGGGATCGAAATCGGTGCAGGGTCTTAAGGCAGAAATACTCTATCCCTCGCTGGGGGAGGTCACCTATATGGGCATAGGGAAGACCGTGAACTTTCTAGCCCAGGCCAGAGATGAGGCCATAAGGAGGCTTTGTCCCTCTCCCGGCCTGGTGGATCTAAGGACCATAGCCCCTCTGGACTATGAGACCCTGGACCCCATACTTCTGAGAGGTGGCACTGTGGTAACCGCCGAGGACGGTTACTTGGACGGAGGCATAGGAGAGGCTATAGCGGCCAGATCCGCGGAGCTCAACGCCGACGTGTCCATTCACCGTATGGGAGTGAAAAAAGCCTTCCTTCCTCATGGAACGGTTGAGGATCAATGGGACATATGCGACATGACCCTGGAGAAAGCGGTGTCTTTTTGCGGTGAAAAAACGGAAAGAAAGACTGGATAA